The Juglans regia cultivar Chandler chromosome 1, Walnut 2.0, whole genome shotgun sequence nucleotide sequence CCATTTCCGCACGAGTAGATAAACCTGAAACGTTCATTAAACGATCTGTCGTCCTACTTTTATAGTCAGAGTAAATAAAAAAGTCgagtgaaattatttaaaaaaaaatgttattcgTCCTgtgaatttttataataaaagaacGACGAaagaatgataattaaaaaagagCTCGACAAAATCTCTCCAGAAGACCAAatggctttttttattttttattttttacttttttcatatatatttttttatatctttaaatattttttaaccaaaaaatattcacaatatcattaaaaaatattttattaattattaagttaaaaagaaaaccaCCTATCAAGACCCACGGGACCCATTATCGATGAGTTTAGtgttttccattaaaaaatgaCACATTGCATGAACAAAATGCTCAATAGATACAATTTCTTATTGATAATCATTATTTATGATAGAGGAAAACGTGTATAAATGTAGGAAACTTGAAGGTtacataaatagaaaaaaaaagttctaaaacTAAATTTCTATAAGAATAACTAAATATTGTATGTAAAAACAGAATACaacaatacttaaaattaatgtAGATATATTAGTGCTACATAGAAGGAAGACATGCATGATCCTTGGAGAAAAGAGTTattaggagaggtttggattcagagatgagttgagatagtttgtgaatagtagaataaaaattgaattgtttattatattttgtgtgaaaatttagaaaagttattttgagatttaaaaaaattaaattatttattatattttgtgtaaaaatttaaaaaaaattataatgatgagatgagttgaagtgaattttaaatctaaacctCTCTATATGTTTAGCGATGAAAAACTTACCGTATATCTCATGGCACCATAGTTGGCTAAATTATCAGCTAATGCATTATCGCTTTTTGTTTGGCTTAAATACGaggaatattacaaaacacGTACAAACAACTTTGTCACATGTGGCCCTAGGTTGCATTGTGTTAGTTCGAATACCTACCACTTCCATGACAGAAATTTAACGAGAATGTCCAACTAGGTTGAGCTGATAGTCATGTTGATTTCTTTCTAGTATAAGAAAAGTGGCACAGTTGAAGGAAGGCAGGCAGGCATCAATATGCTGTGCATTGCCAATTCGAGATATCATAAATTTCTATGGACTGGACTCAGACAGTAGTTGGATTAAACTCTATATGATCTCGTCCAAATACACATCTGCTAACCATGGTCGGAAAATGGAGTTCTTGAACTTTATCATTGGGTACTTGAGAAATATCAAGTTCGAAAACCCAAATTGGTTTTTAGTTAGTTGCTATTTGGACGAAATcaactaataattacaaaacaaactAACGGCTAACCCACCatgatattgatattgatatatatGGCCGCAAGCTGGTGTACATTGAAGCATGCACAATAAACAGTGTCTAGATcgaacaatttctttgaagcttTGGAAGAGTTGGATACAATTATTGTGAGGGAAAGAGGTAGAACTTgacaattattcatttttttggcTGAACCGAGAACCCAAAACACACATTGCAAATAGGTTAACATGATGTATACAAGCGTGGAAACATGGAAATCTCAGGTTGTCGTTATAAAGGTTCAACTGATCATCCATGTGATCTAATGAGATGAGGGATTTGTCGAAAACTTGAAGAGCATGTAATGCCTATAAGTCTTGCCAGGACTCACAATCGTAGAAGGGAAATTGGGGTGGTTGACTGAGTCAGGGAATGCTTGGGTCTCCAAACACAGTGCTCCATGTTGTTGGTATACGTATCCACCTTTTCCCTTCACATCCTTCAGAAAGTTACCTGTATAGAACTGCAAACCTGGAGCATTTGTGAACAACTCCAACACCCTTCCTGACTTCTTCTCGTGTACCTTTGCTGCCCGCTTCATCTCGTGGCCAGGAACACCATCAAGCACATAGTTGATATCATAACCAGAAGGTAGATCTTTTATCTTGCTGCCGATGATGTGGGGCTCAAGGAAATCATAGGGTGTTCCCTTGACGGGTGCAATTTTTCCAGTGGGAATAAGATGACTATCAACACTTGTGATGTGAGATCCAAAGATATGGACCTCGTTGGAAAGGATATCGCCGCTGTTATGGCCACCCAAGTTCCAGTACGCGTGCTGGGCCAGATTCACTGGAGTAGGCTTGTTTAGAGCTCTGGCTTTCATTATTACACTCAACTGGTTGTTACCGATGAGCGTGTAGCTGACAGTGACAACAAGATCACCAGGAAATCCTGCAGAAGATTCAAAAATTTCAGTAAAAAATGCATAGGTATATAAAACCAATGGGGTTCTATATTTTCAGCCAAAGGATTGTCCACCAGTACCAGCTCATCATTtgaatatctttgaaataacaAAGATGCCTGCCACTTTGTACATTCTTATGCACAAATACAAGTATCAAGGCAAGGGTACAAGAATGAGAGAGCAGTGATGGAGAAAAGTTAAGTGGAACTAAAAATTTTACATACCTTGTTCACCATCAACGCTGTGATAGGTGAAAATAATGTGAGGAGCCTGACCATCGCACTTATGCCTTTTCACCTTCCAAACAACATCACTAAATCCTCTCGAGCCACCTATGGATACGACATATTTAAGTATTCCGTCACAATTAGAGGAAGCTCCTTTTTTGGCAAGTGGAAAATCAATTGAGAAGGATGTATTCGTCCTAGACTCCTAGTGacttaaaaataagaatagttTACCATGAAGCATGTTCTTCCCTTCATTTGCAACTAGTTTATAATGGGTACCATTCAGAGTAAACTGAGCACTTCCAATTCTGTTAGCAACCCGGCCAACAATAGCACCAATGTAAGAGGAATCCGTCTAGAGAGGTTGGAAATTTGCAATAGGTTATCAGTTTTttgtagaaggaaaaaaaaaatttgggaatAAAAACTAACCACAGAGCTTAGTGTAAGATTCTGCACTATGCACACTTATTAATAGTACTGTTCTCACTGCATGAGGGAGTCATGCATAACTGGCGTATATCATCAACTAAGGCTTTGGCAGAATGTTCCTCTATCCTAATAAACACCCtttgaattttaatttggcAAGATTCAATGTCATCTTTATTTGGTTAGTTATTTGGTGAAGTGCATGAGATATACCATTTCAAACCTAGTCTATACATGTGACAAGGAAAGCTCTAAGAACTAAAATATTGATCTCCCATGGGAACCTCAGAACCATGAAAGTCAAAGTAATTGCACCtaatattatgaaataaagCCAGCAAAAATCATTGACATATCAAAACTGCCAAGATAAGTTTGACTAGAGTCAAATAGATCCGAGTGATCTGCAAGCAATTTTAGGATGTTTTAGATTAGGCAGAAGTGTCATATATACCTGTCTCTACAAAATGTAACTACCAAGGAGAACGCAGACTgattttttgggaggggggtGGAGACTACACGTATGTAAGTAATGAAACCAGGTCAGAAAAAGCTGATTAAAAGAAGTAATCACAAATTTTCTATATCATATGACAGCCACATACATGGTAAGAAGAATCAGATGCCATATGAACAAATATTTATCAACTTCCATCTCACcaccttttttattctttttagatCCACCCCACCTGTCTGAATCATACGTTACAGTTGGTTCAATTAGAAAACCATGGTCTGAAGTCATTTATCAGTAGACCTGCAGCACGGTACTCCAGTCGTCCAAAAATGAGGCTGGCACTCTCTGTATTGGGTTTGGTTTCTATGCctataatttatgttataatatTGTCCTTTTGCTgaagtcatgccaaaaatctTACACCTAACTTTATCATTATGTGAAGGTTTGTCCTTCTCtgtataagaaaagaaaattaagaagaaaaagtcCACAGTGAGAAGGTGCCGTGATGAGCCTTTCTACCTTAATGAGAGTTCCTTCCTAGCATAGATTTGAACTCCTAATTTGATTGGGGACTATGTAGAATTggaaaataagttaaataatatGATTGGTTACCGAATAAATTTCGACAATAAGTTAAACAAAGTGGTCATGCGGTGGGACGGCAACCGATTAGGCGTTTCTACAAGAAAACTATCTACAAACGACAGAATATACTGCAAATATAGCTATCACAGCTCTGTACGAACTTATTGGGAGAGAAaatcagagaaagagagaaatgtgGATCTCTACAAGAGGAAATCCAACATTTTTGGTTTTAAGTCAAGAAAAGATAAAACATAGCCGCACATGAAGCAAAAGATCACCTTGTACTCCTCGAGTGAATCATAGCCAAGAACAACATCAGCCAGCTTTCCTGAAAAGAGCcaccaaaacaaattaaagatattgaAGAATAGCACCGGGAAGAACTTCTTGAGGAGCAGTGAAAAATAACAACTACCCAGAAATTAAAAGAGATGATTCACAAGCACCAAAGAGCAGAAACTTACCATTTTTGTCAGGCAGATGAAGGGAGACAATGCTTGCGCCCCAGTTTGTGAGATTTAAGGAGATATCACCCTTCTTTAGTTCATAAAAACCAATCTCGTGATTGTTTGTAGAGCCATTGACGAACCCAAATGCAGCTAGGATGATGAAGCAGCACAACGCAGAAGTCTTGGACATTTTCTCAAGAAAGAATTGTCGTTTCTTTGAATGAGTATCTGAATGGTTAAATAGAGATAGATAGTATGCAAAGATAGATAATTTTGCGCTAAATAGAGATAATGGGCACAAATTGAAACAGATTTAACTAGATAAGGTCCAAGGAGTCGGAAGGTAGACAAGGGCTCGGCTGTTTTTAGCAATGTTAAAAGGCAATTGGTTTTGACTTGGTAAAGGCACGATATTATTATTGGGAGTGGGAACATTCTTGGTTGTCATGTCACGGGCACCAAAAGAAAACCATATTCTCTTCAAAGTGGGTTCCCACGAGATTGTAATTCGGTCAAGAtgccataaataaaataaagcaaaataaaattactccaTTGACCCTTGTCTTTTGATCTGGGTCGTATCATTTACGTCATGTCGGCGTCTTCACCTTCCATGGTTGTTTGGGCTATGCTACGTACGGGGCCATTGCCATTGGAAAGAACCATTGAGGATTTATATAGAGCACCTCCAGGGGGACCTTTCAAGACTGTTTCCTACCTTGTGCATCTTTTTAGCCCAATAAGAGGTTCGCCAGTACGTAGATTATGCCCATAAGATTGCGGAAGCCCACTACAACCCATTGGAGcccattgtgaatttgtgagGCATTCCAAGTTTGTTAAGAGGGTCATCACTAGCTTTGCCCTAACATCctcctgaaaaaataaaatcaccttATTTTTTTCAGAGAAATTACTTACATCAGCCTACTGTTGATGTAAGCCTCAGCACATCCAAtgttgttaaatttaaaaaaaaaaaatatatatatatatatatatatatataaccacaGTGTGCAGAGAGTGCGGCTGATGCGTAACCGCACTCTTTTTCTCAAGACTCAAGTAGTAATAGCATAGGATAACATGACATATTTTTAGTGAGTTATTTAAGTGATTGTtgacataaaaaaatcacttgAAATGTACCACAATAAAAGAAGTCATGCGATGACATAATCAATAATGAAGTGCAGCGCCAAAGACTTGTGGCCTAATTGACATAATCTTCCCAAAcgtcactcaaatataaaatactttaaattttaaatttttaacttttgtatataatcattacttaattattgtaatttttacaaactcttaaacaaaatacaaaaaataatactattttttcaaattttaatatataaataatattaaaaaataaaattcaaacaattttttaactttataattttcttttttgttcaattttttatctctcattttttaaaattccataaaacatgttaaaccaaataatttcattactattcataaatatattaaaatattataaacatcCAAACTGGTACGAGGCTGTTTGATATAGGTGAATATTCTTATAGCCTTTCTTTACCTCTCGATATTCCTTTgttcttcatcattttctgcACGGTTTCATTTTTTACAGAGATCGTGTACGTATCAAGAATACATTTTGACTCATTACTCCAACTAGCATTATCAGTACTGTAGATGTTTCATCAACCGATATTATTCCATGCCATGTGATTGATCCCAAGGAGTCTCCATCCTTACTCtctagtatgcataattattaattgttgggGGTGGATACTGGTTTTAGACTTGAAAAATCTAGAAACAATGAGTTCACTCGACTGTCGCTTGACCTAgcgctcgagcgaagctcaacccACGAGTTTGCTCGAGGTGCGCTTAACAATAAGCTCGAACAAAGCTCAACTCATGAGTTCGCTTGAGTCTCGCGCAACAATGGGCTTAAATGAGATACAAATCCTAGTGTTCGCTCAAGCCaatattaatgaatattaaataattttattgtacatagattattcatgcttgcttacaacttagatatttaaaaaaattacctaattattttaattaagtgtaaataataGAGTATGTATGATTCtatgaatgtatgatgtattaactatttacatataatgatataaattatcacatgatttatgatttattattaattgatagtatatattattttattttttatatgatcaatgataataaattaaataaaaattacatcattaatttatataattactatataaaaataatatattaaattattaaaaatatatatacaggaGTCCAGTCCAGAATTTATAAATCCCGAGACTGAATTCTTTACAACCCGAGGTATACATGTCGGAAATCTATAAACAATGATCAAAGTTTTCAGTGAccctattaaataaaaattaatactttgtttcactatatattaattagagaaatattatgtttaGCTTCGATTTTGTcctctttaatatatatactatagcTAGTTGATGTCACGTATTTTAATCCCAAATACTTCTCTAGTTCCGCCAATATCATGGGTCCAACGAGACATGCAAACTCAagatacttttattatattcaCAAGTGTGAAAATTGCTGCggcttaatttaatttatttcaacaaTTCCACAAACATGGCATGTAAATTTTTCTCAGCAGTCATTCCGTTGAAAGAGCATGGGAAACTATCCTATTGCTGCCAACCGGAATGATGTCAAAAGAGGAGCTACATCAgatttaggagatgtttggattcgtaggacatctcaactcatctcattactatttattactattcagtaattttaattcacaaattttactactattcacaactcatcttattactattcataattaattttaatttatttcaactcatctcaaatcatcttcatttACGTCGAGCTGTCCCCAAATAAACAAACATTCCAGGACTTCGAacagaaaatgaagagagagcCACCAGCTCCATCCGATCACTATCACAAAACAGAGTGCGAGGTAACGACAAATCTGGATGACAACCACCCTGTCCATAGTAAATGCTGTGGTGACCTTTGGTCTTTCATGAGAGCACCTATCGGAGTTTCCGTCCCAAAGCAACTTCTTGTACTTATATACCTCTGTAGCTACCACGACTGCCTCAAATTATTAGTAACCTTTTTGCCCCTCTCTGGAAGGGGCAGGTAGATAGTAGATACTGCTAATTGTCATCAGATGACAGAAGGAATAGACCCAGTCACCCAGTATAAAGTCTAGATGCTGACAATTAACTCAGTGACTTTCATACTCATTCCCGAGAAATTCCTATGTTTTTTGTTCCGAGTATGTACAAAAAAACTGTTGAGCGGAAAAAGAAAgcaagacaaaacaaaaaagagtacCTAGTGCCTCGTCCCacgaggaaagaaaaaatggaaaagggattgagaaaaataacaacaaagaaCAAGGCACCAAACGAAAACAAAGATTGATCCCGGGCCTGATCAGCCTACTGCAAATTTGCCAGCATGGGTACGTAGGGAAAGAGATGTAGATAGGCGAGATTATTTATCTACAATCTCTGGGCCTCTGTACCTTGCTCTAACTACAGAAACGTCCTCGGGTTTGATCTCCCTCTCTTGAAGCCATGCATAACCCTCCCTCTCCTCTTCAGGCACTGATACCCCATCAACTGAAATTCACAAAAAGACAAATAATCTAGATTTCCATATCAAGTAAAAGGCATTCCATATCAAGTAATTTGTAGGAAATTAATCTTCTACTAAACTCTGACATGAAGCAATATGGTACCTGAGAAACTGGTGAAAGGAAATTCGAGGTAGTATGTGCAATGCCGGTCATCAGGTTCAGAATATGGAGGGCCAAGCACATCTAACACTGCGCATGCTGTCACTGCCGTGAAGCAATGCATGTTACCTCCATCAGCAGGATAAAGGATAGAGGTGTTGCAAGGAGCAGTAAAGTCGGAGTCAACCTTAACCTTAGCCAAACGAGCAGCAGGATCGACTGTGACTGCAAAAATAAAAGTACGTCAAATGGTGATTCTTTTTTCCATAAACGAGGAAGGGAAAGCATTGAAAATGACATTTCTAGTTGTAAGGGCTTATCTGGTCTATCAAACTCAacttttttgaatgaaattagaGTAACAAGCTAACAGAAGGGGGTTTCCACACATTCAAATATAAGATGCTTAAATCGCGCCCAAAACATTTCTTCAAGCATTAAGATGTAAGATACTACCTTTCTTatgcattactctttttataagTGCCGTTCTAATGTAACTATCCTTCCCCCCGTTCTTAAAAGAAACTGATTTTGGCATCGTATATTAACACCAAATTAACTCATGTAACACATGGTTTGTACTAATGGCTGAACATGTAAGCACGCAGTACTAGTCATTCAAACTCCGCTTTTCCTCCAAAGGAGAAACTTTGGATAGCATAACGTGAAAGGAAAGACCTACTTTCTGAAGGATTCAAATCAGCGGATGTGTAACTAGGGCCATCAACCACCCAATCATACGAGTTAATGTGCATGGTCCCGAACAGAAGCTTACTGAAAACCGTCATTCCGGGGTGATTATGAAGTGGTATAACACCAGACGGCGGCAAGCAAAAGATCCCCATCTGCAATCATAGAAAAGGTTTGTCAGACTCGGGTAAAATAATGTTCATGTGCATGGCTTTGGACGCAAAAAGCCATGCACTAGGATAAACTGATTTTTTCTCGTCACTGCGTGATGGCACCTCAGGGAAGCTTCCATACCGAGAATTTCTCACTCTCATAGAGTTGAAAGTACGTTATTTCTGGGGTTCTCCGGGCACCTTGTGGCCGGAGACACAGCATATCGGGACTGAGGCCAACATCCTCCGGTTTCATTTTGTCTGCAAAAATGAATTCAGGCTAATCAAGGACAAATTAAATAGATGAAGAGGGAAAACCACAAGCTTTGTAGAAGGCTGATATCAGCAATCCACAAGTAGAGCTCATGGTTTTAGTCCTATAGTACTATATCATACGTACTCAATGCGTCATAGGGTTCCCAACTCCAGATAATCATTATtagaaaaagaatatgaaaaaaataacagCAACAGAATCCTGCCATAATTTGGGGTGGCATTTAAGGGATCAGGGGTGTGACCCGTTGTAGAAGCCATACTCGTTGTTTGGaccgaaaacaaaaaaagaaaatgttgttcCCAACATCCTATGATAACTATTCTTTAATATAAATAACCGATCCAGAAAGGAACGATCTTACTTAGGCGTattacattgttttttttttttttttttatcaagacGATATTACATTGTTTGCCCCGAGTCATAGATATTGTTAGAACTAACATCTCTAGATAAAGCAAATAACACTCGAAACCCAAACATATCGATCGATGTCCAAGAGAAAAACggaaaacagaaaaattaacaaactCGGAAACTGCCAAATCAAACTGTCCCTAGAAACCAATGCACAAGCCAGCAGAAATACTCGATTCGATCAAATTTCAATACCCACTGGCGCACTCATAGGAAAAAAGTCTTATTCAAACACAGAATTCAATTCTACCATATATAAAGAAGCAAAACATACCCAAAACAGCTCGTAGCCGTTCAATGTCTTCATGGGATGGCACAGTCCCGGTACCACCATTGGCAAACACTTCCTTGCAAGTCTGGAATAGCTTCTGAACCGGCGAGGTCTTCTTTTGCCGTCGCCGGCTCTTCCTCGGCTTGCTTTTCGAAGTCGTGTTTGTCGCCTTGGGGAATTCACGTAACTCCTTATTAACCTTTCGATCAGCCCGAGTCGTCTCAATCCCCATTCAACCTCAAATTCACACCGGAAACTCAAAATGGGCTCCCCCAAAACCTTCTCGAAAATGCAGGATCACGATTCGGGTATTGACCAGAACACAATTTGCGGAAATGTGTAGTACTCAAAACGCAGAATTTGCATCTGGGTATCGATGAACGAGCaacagaggaagagaaaaagagaggtaCAGCTTGATAAACTATACGTTAAGGTACTTGTAGAAGAAGTGTGGTGCAGGGAGGTAAGGAGTAAAAGGAGGACAGAGACCAGAGAATAGGCATCTCTGTTGGTGAAGGAGATGGTGGGAGCGGATTGAGGGGGGGAATATAAAGGGGGACATGGGCAAGGGTTAGCTGAAAGGGGGAGAAAGAGTTGGTTTTTGAGGGAGTGGAAAAACCAGGGGCCATGCTTGGTTTCCAGTGGGCTGTTCCAACATCGGATTTTCATCTAGTCACACCACCCCCTTCCTTTGAACCTCTTTATTTTttgccccctttttttttttaatgcatttctCACTGTATGGACTGTATGAGGAAATTTTTTAGGATTATCCTCTTTCTAAAATTGGCGTgatattattttcttcaaacCTGACCACCTCAATTGGGAAAATCCAAAATTTGCCTATGCTTTATGAAAATGTTTTCGCTTTTGGACTATAATTAAGATTCCGTACCAATTGAATTGAACCCTAAATTCTGAATTTAGatttcagttcagtctaattttaaattgattttaatatttaaatattcaattcttaaattattaaacttatctcaattcaaaatctttttacatGTGAGACTCATAACCTTTTTTAACTCAAGACTTCTTTATATGCAggatttacaatattttttaactttacgtaaatatataaacttattttaacatataaactcatcttaagtgatCCTATAAAACTCTCTCAATCATCTTACTCActctattcataaaaaaactcaactcatctcaacttatcttataaaTTTACGTCTTATATATaccatttttattccttttttttaatagcatTCTATGAGTTATTCTACGAGTTAAAACTATTCCAACTTCTTTctaattctatatattattctgATCATAGTTGAtgataaattcaaatattatatatatatagcacatgGAGAATTGTAccttttgaa carries:
- the LOC108985824 gene encoding galactose mutarotase-like, which produces MSKTSALCCFIILAAFGFVNGSTNNHEIGFYELKKGDISLNLTNWGASIVSLHLPDKNGKLADVVLGYDSLEEYKTDSSYIGAIVGRVANRIGSAQFTLNGTHYKLVANEGKNMLHGGSRGFSDVVWKVKRHKCDGQAPHIIFTYHSVDGEQGFPGDLVVTVSYTLIGNNQLSVIMKARALNKPTPVNLAQHAYWNLGGHNSGDILSNEVHIFGSHITSVDSHLIPTGKIAPVKGTPYDFLEPHIIGSKIKDLPSGYDINYVLDGVPGHEMKRAAKVHEKKSGRVLELFTNAPGLQFYTGNFLKDVKGKGGYVYQQHGALCLETQAFPDSVNHPNFPSTIVSPGKTYRHYMLFKFSTNPSSH
- the LOC108985813 gene encoding plant cysteine oxidase 2-like; the protein is MGIETTRADRKVNKELREFPKATNTTSKSKPRKSRRRQKKTSPVQKLFQTCKEVFANGGTGTVPSHEDIERLRAVLDKMKPEDVGLSPDMLCLRPQGARRTPEITYFQLYESEKFSMGIFCLPPSGVIPLHNHPGMTVFSKLLFGTMHINSYDWVVDGPSYTSADLNPSEITVDPAARLAKVKVDSDFTAPCNTSILYPADGGNMHCFTAVTACAVLDVLGPPYSEPDDRHCTYYLEFPFTSFSVDGVSVPEEEREGYAWLQEREIKPEDVSVVRARYRGPEIVDK